The proteins below are encoded in one region of Rhododendron vialii isolate Sample 1 chromosome 7a, ASM3025357v1:
- the LOC131333344 gene encoding ABSCISIC ACID-INSENSITIVE 5-like protein 5 isoform X1, which produces MNFRNFGFGNEPLGDGGAGGGGRPPGTFPLARQSSVYTLTFDEFQSSLGGGGKDFGSMNMDELLKNIWSAEEIQTTMGIANIGQEADTPSGYLQRQGSLTLPRTLSQKTVDEVWRDLGKESGGGNEANGGRSGGGVGGGGSILPERQRTLGEITLEEFLVRAGVVREDAQFQGKPNNSALFGDFLRSSANSASGFGFQQMNVANPNLGLMGNRIPDASKQTSKLPVNVNGVRSAQQQIFMPQQQQQLFPKQSNLAYANPMAIPISTQLGSPRIGGGIVGITEQSINGNWGISGLGPGGVAVAVDSPVSDGLGKTRGDTSSVSPVPYVFNNGGLRGRRCSRDVEKVVERRQRRMIKNRESASRSRARKQAYTTELEAEVATLKNENEELRKKQAVIFERQKNQVSEMRSMQQGGKRRCLRRTLTGPW; this is translated from the exons ATGAACTTTAGAAACTTTGGATTTGGAAATGAGCCGCTGGGGGACGGGGGagccggtggtggtgggaggCCACCGGGGACTTTCCCTTTGGCGCGACAATCATCGGTTTATACCTTAACATTTGATGAGTTTCAGAGTTCCTTGGGTGGGGGTGGAAAGGATTTTGGGTCAATGAACATGGATGAACTGTTGAAGAACATTTGGAGTGCTGAGGAGATCCAAACCACCATGGGGATAGCTAATATTGGGCAAGAAGCAGATACCCCTAGTGGGTATTTGCAGAGGCAAGGCTCCTTAACGTTGCCCCGGACCCTGAGTCAGAAGACCGTCGATGAAGTCTGGAGAGATTTAGGTAAGGAAAGTGGTGGTGGGAACGAAGCCAATGGTGGtcgtagtggtggtggtgttggaggaGGAGGATCGATTTTGCCAGAGAGACAACGAACGTTGGGAGAGATCACACTTGAAGAGTTCTTGGTGAGAGCTGGTGTTGTGAGGGAGGACGCTCAATTTCAGGGAAAACCAAATAATAGTGCTTTGTTTGGGGATTTTTTGCGTTCTAGTGCTAATAGTGCCTCAGGATTCGGGTTTCAACAGATGAATGTCGCAAATCCAAACTTGGGATTGATGGGAAATAGGATTCCTGATGCTAGTAAGCAAACTTCTAAATTACCAGTGAATGTGAATGGGGTTAGATCAGCACAGCAGCAGATTTTCATGCCACAACAGCAGCAACAACTTTTTCCCAAGCAATCTAATCTGGCTTATGCCAACCCCATGGCTATACCAATTAGTACTCAATTGGGTAGCCCAAGAATTGGGGGTGGGATTGTTGGAATTACGGAACAGTCGATAAATGGTAATTGGGGGATAAGTGGTTTGGGGCCTGGTGGAGTTGCAGTTGCAGTGGATTCCCCGGTTTCAGATGGGCTTGGGAAGACTAGAGGGGATACCTCTTCTGTGTCGCCGGTTCCTTACGTGTTTAATAATGGGGGTTTACGGGGACGAAGATGCAGTAGAGATGTGGAGAAGGTTGTTGAGAGGAGACAGAGAAGGATGATAAAGAACAGGGAATCGGCTTCAAGATCACGGGCTCGTAAGCAG GCCTATACTACTGAGTTGGAAGCAGAAGTTGCAACCCTGAAAAATGAAAACGAAGAATTACGCAAGAAACAG GCAGTAATATTCGAGAGGCAGAAAAATCAG GTTTCAGAGATGAGGAGTATGCAGCAGGGAGGTAAGAGACGATGCCTGAGGCGAACACTAACCGGACCATGGTGA
- the LOC131333344 gene encoding ABSCISIC ACID-INSENSITIVE 5-like protein 5 isoform X2 codes for MNFRNFGFGNEPLGDGGAGGGGRPPGTFPLARQSSVYTLTFDEFQSSLGGGGKDFGSMNMDELLKNIWSAEEIQTTMGIANIGQEADTPSGYLQRQGSLTLPRTLSQKTVDEVWRDLGKESGGGNEANGGRSGGGVGGGGSILPERQRTLGEITLEEFLVRAGVVREDAQFQGKPNNSALFGDFLRSSANSASGFGFQQMNVANPNLGLMGNRIPDASKQTSKLPVNVNGVRSAQQQIFMPQQQQQLFPKQSNLAYANPMAIPISTQLGSPRIGGGIVGITEQSINGNWGISGLGPGGVAVAVDSPVSDGLGKTRGDTSSVSPVPYVFNNGGLRGRRCSRDVEKVVERRQRRMIKNRESASRSRARKQAYTTELEAEVATLKNENEELRKKQVSEMRSMQQGGKRRCLRRTLTGPW; via the exons ATGAACTTTAGAAACTTTGGATTTGGAAATGAGCCGCTGGGGGACGGGGGagccggtggtggtgggaggCCACCGGGGACTTTCCCTTTGGCGCGACAATCATCGGTTTATACCTTAACATTTGATGAGTTTCAGAGTTCCTTGGGTGGGGGTGGAAAGGATTTTGGGTCAATGAACATGGATGAACTGTTGAAGAACATTTGGAGTGCTGAGGAGATCCAAACCACCATGGGGATAGCTAATATTGGGCAAGAAGCAGATACCCCTAGTGGGTATTTGCAGAGGCAAGGCTCCTTAACGTTGCCCCGGACCCTGAGTCAGAAGACCGTCGATGAAGTCTGGAGAGATTTAGGTAAGGAAAGTGGTGGTGGGAACGAAGCCAATGGTGGtcgtagtggtggtggtgttggaggaGGAGGATCGATTTTGCCAGAGAGACAACGAACGTTGGGAGAGATCACACTTGAAGAGTTCTTGGTGAGAGCTGGTGTTGTGAGGGAGGACGCTCAATTTCAGGGAAAACCAAATAATAGTGCTTTGTTTGGGGATTTTTTGCGTTCTAGTGCTAATAGTGCCTCAGGATTCGGGTTTCAACAGATGAATGTCGCAAATCCAAACTTGGGATTGATGGGAAATAGGATTCCTGATGCTAGTAAGCAAACTTCTAAATTACCAGTGAATGTGAATGGGGTTAGATCAGCACAGCAGCAGATTTTCATGCCACAACAGCAGCAACAACTTTTTCCCAAGCAATCTAATCTGGCTTATGCCAACCCCATGGCTATACCAATTAGTACTCAATTGGGTAGCCCAAGAATTGGGGGTGGGATTGTTGGAATTACGGAACAGTCGATAAATGGTAATTGGGGGATAAGTGGTTTGGGGCCTGGTGGAGTTGCAGTTGCAGTGGATTCCCCGGTTTCAGATGGGCTTGGGAAGACTAGAGGGGATACCTCTTCTGTGTCGCCGGTTCCTTACGTGTTTAATAATGGGGGTTTACGGGGACGAAGATGCAGTAGAGATGTGGAGAAGGTTGTTGAGAGGAGACAGAGAAGGATGATAAAGAACAGGGAATCGGCTTCAAGATCACGGGCTCGTAAGCAG GCCTATACTACTGAGTTGGAAGCAGAAGTTGCAACCCTGAAAAATGAAAACGAAGAATTACGCAAGAAACAG GTTTCAGAGATGAGGAGTATGCAGCAGGGAGGTAAGAGACGATGCCTGAGGCGAACACTAACCGGACCATGGTGA